The segment cattccagaaggctgttcaagtgccatttccgaatgaatttgttcccataaggaataatgtaaattagattagtcagtttcagacccaaaaaatacacttacaaaggcatggacaataatacatttacataattggtcgagttgggagttgttcaaaactcgaggtaccactataTGTGCATATGGTTGGGTACTATCTGTGGTTTTGGGCATCCAGGGTAGGTCTTGGAAGATATCCCTCAGGGATATAGGGAGACTACTGTAGTCTTATCATTACAGGCCTATCAGAATGTGGGAGCCAAGATACAAGAGGACCTATCAGAAGCACCGGTAATCATAGGGGTGAAGCAGGTGCCCATTGATCAAGTTATACCAAACAGAACGTACTGTTTCTTCTCTCACACTATTAAAGCTCAGGAAGCCAACATGCTGCTCCTTGATGCTATTTTAGAGAAGGTAAGATCAGATAATATTTGTTAGCATTTTTTACctggggagggttatccacccaggataacctggggtggggagggttaatCACCCAGGACAACCTAGGGtggggaggattagccacccaggataacctggggtggggagggttagccacccaggataacccagggtaaggagtgttaaccagccaggataatccagggtaaggagagttagctacccaggataccccagggtaaggagtgttagctacccagaataacccatggtagggagtgttagccagtcaggataacccagggtagggaatgttaggcacccaggattacccagggtagggagaatagctacccaggataacccagggtagggaatgttaggcacccaggattacccagggtagggatggttagccacccaggataacccagggtagggatggttagccacccaggataacccagggtagggagagttagccacccaggataacccaagaaagtcactgggtcatcgaggactgtctgtcttacatatttccattgtggtccttcaatcttgtcccccaggatgccacccacactggttacttactgctaggtgaacagtgacagtaggtgtcttaaggaaacacgtcctactgtttccacccgtactgcgAATCAACccccgaacctcagtgtgtgagctgagaaaTTCACAGTATTTTGTGTTTTCAGAACATCCGGTTGCTGGACCATGAGCATATGTGTGACAGGCAAGGCCAGTGTGTGGTGGCGTTCGGCAAGTATACTGGAGTTGCTGGCATGATCAACATTCTTAATGGACTTGGTCTTTGTCTCCTAATACTTGGGCGtcacacacccttcatggtatgcTACTACTTGGGTatcacacacccttcatggtatgttcctagcacttgggcatcacacaccATGGTATGTTACTACTTGGGTATCACACACCCTTTATGGTATATTCCTAgcacttgggcatcacacacccttcatAGTATGCCATTACAAAAACCCCTCTACGATGGGCAATACTGTACTGGCAGTAGCGTACTGACAATAAGTTCTGTCAGTCTTGTTACAGGTCCgctatcacaaatc is part of the Cherax quadricarinatus isolate ZL_2023a unplaced genomic scaffold, ASM3850222v1 Contig759, whole genome shotgun sequence genome and harbors:
- the LOC138851479 gene encoding alpha-aminoadipic semialdehyde synthase, mitochondrial-like; protein product: MLLLDAILEKNIRLLDHEHMCDRQGQCVVAFGKYTGVAGMINILNGLGLCLLILGRHTPFMHIGPAHNYRNTEMARQSIRDTGYEISLGIMPEL